One Gammaproteobacteria bacterium DNA segment encodes these proteins:
- a CDS encoding helix-turn-helix domain-containing protein: MSETSPLPDFERDRSVIETCTLLGCTPPTLYRLLKKGQLEGYLVGRHRRITAESIQRLRSGK; encoded by the coding sequence ATGTCCGAGACATCCCCCCTTCCTGATTTTGAACGCGACCGGTCAGTGATCGAGACCTGCACGCTCCTGGGGTGCACACCCCCGACGCTCTACCGCCTGCTGAAGAAAGGCCAGCTTGAAGGCTATCTGGTGGGCCGCCATCGGCGAATCACTGCCGAGTCGATCCAGCGGCTACGCTCCGGAAAGTGA
- a CDS encoding site-specific integrase codes for MLKEFLKQGDFLERLHSNPLREHLDSFSTSLVEEAYASSTVRLKLLWVVEFGWWLQEEQLTAEQLSEHIVDRFLKELQRLGQLQRGQRPTTLRFVAYLQSQGVIPFPEPVCDTSPLAELERRYERYLRTERGLTTATVLNYRPAAHGFLVHHFGDGPLRIEELTGSDISTYVLTHARCQGAKRAQLLVTALRSFFRFLLREAKTQIDLAACVPAVADWRLSSVPKFLTAEEIQRLLDGCDRTTATGRRDYAVLVLLARLGLRAGEVVALEIDDINWRAGEVMIRGKGFVHERLPLLTEPGEAMAAYLRRDRPETRSRRVFVRMKAPHSGFAGPSTVSTIVRRALERASLQPPAKGAHLLRHTLATEMLRGGASMSEIGQVLRHRSPNTTEIYAKVDLSGLRSLAPPWPDIGGGQ; via the coding sequence ATGCTCAAAGAGTTCTTAAAACAGGGCGATTTCCTCGAGCGCTTACACAGTAACCCGCTGCGGGAACACCTCGATTCGTTCTCGACCTCACTGGTCGAGGAAGCCTACGCTTCGTCGACAGTCCGATTGAAGCTTCTCTGGGTCGTCGAATTTGGTTGGTGGCTGCAAGAGGAGCAGCTCACAGCTGAGCAGCTCAGCGAGCACATTGTCGATCGGTTCCTGAAGGAGTTGCAGCGCCTGGGACAGCTGCAGCGAGGTCAAAGGCCGACCACCCTAAGGTTTGTTGCGTATCTGCAGAGTCAGGGGGTCATTCCGTTTCCTGAGCCGGTTTGTGACACCTCGCCGCTGGCCGAGCTCGAGCGCCGGTACGAGCGCTATCTGCGAACCGAACGCGGCCTGACCACGGCGACGGTGTTGAACTACCGGCCCGCTGCCCATGGTTTTCTGGTCCATCATTTCGGCGACGGCCCCTTGCGTATCGAGGAGCTGACGGGATCGGACATCTCCACCTACGTCCTTACCCACGCTCGCTGCCAAGGCGCAAAAAGAGCGCAGCTTCTAGTCACGGCACTGCGCTCGTTCTTTCGATTCTTGTTGCGCGAGGCGAAGACCCAGATCGATCTGGCCGCTTGTGTGCCGGCCGTCGCGGATTGGCGCTTGTCGTCCGTTCCCAAATTCCTGACCGCGGAGGAGATCCAACGCCTGTTGGATGGCTGCGATCGCACGACAGCGACAGGGAGACGCGACTATGCGGTCCTGGTCCTCCTCGCCCGCCTTGGACTACGTGCCGGCGAGGTCGTCGCCCTCGAAATCGATGACATCAATTGGCGAGCCGGCGAAGTGATGATTCGCGGGAAAGGCTTCGTGCATGAGCGCTTACCGTTGCTCACCGAACCGGGAGAGGCGATGGCTGCCTACTTGCGTCGGGATCGTCCCGAGACCCGCTCGCGCCGGGTCTTCGTTCGCATGAAGGCACCCCATTCGGGCTTCGCCGGGCCATCAACCGTCTCGACCATTGTTCGGCGCGCTCTGGAACGCGCCAGTCTCCAACCGCCTGCCAAGGGCGCCCACCTACTCCGCCACACCCTGGCGACGGAGATGCTCCGAGGGGGTGCATCCATGAGCGAGATCGGCCAAGTGCTCCGACATCGCTCCCCGAACACCACGGAGATTTACGCCAAAGTCGACCTCTCCGGTCTCCGCTCCCTTGCCCCACCGTGGCCGGACATAGGGGGTGGGCAATGA
- a CDS encoding phage/plasmid primase, P4 family has protein sequence MSEVVSLDEVPRPDWPDKDASHHAIASHWLALQGQPEPVGAEGAIWCCGQHGVWERMPLDRVEVQLGAWYTDRKNCRRKADYNAIARHAYDMVADPEYFPAGPVGVAAGDQFHRVDSGQLVCEELRCDHRQRFTLAVEPGDCPTPIWDYYLESAFRDSDPARTSEQQRLAQDVIGAALTGLLPAHEKVVLLYGPGATGKSTLQRIISALVPDAYTTAISPYRWGHDYHLAPLAHARLNLVGELPSDNFIPAADFKDVTGRDLLTARQPYGRVFQFRPSCSHIFSSNHYPSTRDHSSGFWRRWLVLVFGNPVAANDMERDLAADIIRNELPGVLAWALEGAARVVAAGRLTASRASDDALARWRTHTDAVAAFLDDAADIVRDDPGIWTRRSWLYARHREWCADSGRKVMSKTLFFERLDGLGYRTKKRDGYDVVEGIRLLPSEPPL, from the coding sequence GTGAGCGAGGTCGTGTCCCTCGATGAGGTGCCGAGACCGGACTGGCCGGATAAGGACGCGTCCCACCATGCCATCGCGTCCCACTGGCTGGCGCTCCAGGGTCAGCCCGAGCCGGTCGGGGCCGAGGGCGCTATTTGGTGCTGCGGGCAGCATGGCGTCTGGGAACGCATGCCCCTCGATCGAGTTGAGGTCCAGCTGGGGGCCTGGTACACCGATCGAAAAAATTGCCGCCGCAAGGCCGACTATAACGCCATCGCCCGGCACGCCTACGATATGGTGGCCGATCCCGAGTACTTTCCGGCGGGCCCCGTGGGCGTCGCCGCGGGTGACCAGTTCCACCGGGTTGACTCGGGCCAGCTGGTTTGCGAGGAGCTGCGGTGCGACCACCGCCAGCGGTTCACTCTCGCGGTCGAGCCTGGCGACTGCCCGACGCCGATATGGGACTACTACCTGGAAAGTGCTTTCCGGGATAGCGACCCTGCCAGAACGAGCGAGCAACAACGCCTGGCCCAGGATGTCATCGGGGCCGCGTTGACTGGACTGCTCCCGGCCCATGAGAAGGTAGTGCTGCTGTACGGACCGGGCGCCACGGGGAAATCCACCCTCCAGCGAATCATCAGCGCGCTGGTGCCGGACGCGTACACCACCGCCATCAGCCCATACCGGTGGGGGCACGACTATCACCTGGCGCCCCTGGCGCACGCCAGGCTTAACCTTGTTGGCGAGCTGCCATCAGATAACTTCATCCCCGCCGCGGATTTTAAAGATGTCACCGGTCGCGACCTGCTCACGGCGCGGCAGCCCTACGGGCGAGTGTTCCAGTTCCGTCCAAGTTGCTCACACATCTTTAGCAGCAATCACTATCCCTCGACGCGTGATCACTCTTCCGGATTTTGGCGCCGCTGGCTGGTCCTGGTGTTCGGTAACCCGGTGGCGGCCAACGACATGGAGCGGGACCTGGCCGCAGACATCATCCGGAACGAGCTGCCTGGCGTGCTGGCGTGGGCGCTCGAGGGCGCGGCGCGGGTGGTGGCCGCCGGCCGGCTGACGGCATCACGCGCATCCGATGACGCGCTCGCGCGCTGGCGCACCCATACCGATGCCGTCGCTGCATTCCTCGACGACGCCGCCGACATCGTGCGTGATGATCCAGGTATATGGACGCGCCGGTCATGGCTGTACGCGAGACATCGTGAGTGGTGCGCGGACTCCGGCCGGAAGGTCATGTCCAAGACCCTCTTCTTTGAGCGGCTCGATGGGCTGGGGTACCGCACCAAAAAGCGCGATGGCTACGACGTGGTGGAGGGTATCCGGCTCCTACCCTCGGAGCCGCCCCTATGA